One stretch of Asterias rubens chromosome 8, eAstRub1.3, whole genome shotgun sequence DNA includes these proteins:
- the LOC117294039 gene encoding uncharacterized protein LOC117294039 yields the protein MVEDLTESCRRGGFHLTKWVSNERKVFENIPEDERAKGVKDLNIDIEKLPTERALGMMWSIEEDEFGFRIQMKDKPPTRRGILSIVSSVYDPIGCVSPAVLLAKQLLQAMCRLKLGWDEKIPANLEEKWQTWQTVMPKLAEFKMDRCMKPEGFEDERLKSVTAHHFADASESGNGSVSYLRLENDDGEVKCSFLMSNLRVALLKQVTIPRMELTAATVAVRVDLMIKRELAIEVDDTYFWTDSTSVLWYINSGTTRFKTFVANRLAVILDGSNPTQWRHVESALNPADVCSRGKNVEQFLQMEEWKDGPKFLHQQEDE from the coding sequence ATGGTAGAAGATTTAAcggaaagttgtagaagaggaGGCTTCCATCTAACGAAGTGGGTGAGCAATGAAAGGAAAGTTTTTGAGAACATCCCAGAAGATGAGCGTGCTAAAGGTGTCAAAGATTTGAACATCGATATTGAGAAGTTACCCACCGAGAGAGCACTCGGCATGATGTGGTCCATAGAAGAGGATGAGTTTGGATTCAGAATTCAGATGAAGGACAAACCCCCAACAAGAAGAGGAATTTTATCCATAGTAAGCTCCGTCTATGATCCCATAGGATGTGTCTCTCCAGCTGTGCTCCTAGCTAAACAACTTCTGCAAGCCATGTGCCGATTAAAGTTAGGATGGGACGAAAAAATCCCAGCAAATCTAGAAGAGAAGTGGCAAACTTGGCAGACAGTAATGCCAAAACTAGCAGAATTCAAGATGGACAGATGCATGAAGCCAGAAGGGTTTGAGGATGAGCGACTCAAGTCAGTCACCGCTCATCACTTTGCTGATGCTAGTGAGTCAGGCAATGGCAGCGTTTCGTACTTGAGGTTGGAGAATGATGATGGAGAAGTGAAGTGCTCATTTTTAATGAGTAATTTAAGAGTCGCCCTACTTAAGCAAGTAACAATCCCAAGAATGGAGCTGACAGCTGCAACGGTAGCAGTTCGAGTTGATCTCATGATCAAAAGGGAACTTGCAATTGAAGTGGATGACACCTACTTTTGGACTGACAGTACATCCGTGCTGTGGTATATCAACAGCGGAACAACACGTTTTAAGACATTTGTAGCTAACAGATTAGCAGTTATCCTTGATGGTTCCAACCCAACTCAGTGGCGCCATGTTGAGTCAGCACTCAATCCCGCTGATGTTTGCTCTAGAGGGAAAAATGTTGAGCAATTTCTCCAGATGGAAGAGTGGAAAGATGGCCCGAAGTTTCTACATCAGCAGGAAGATGAATGA
- the LOC117293670 gene encoding forkhead box protein O1-like, whose translation MCTVRRPDLSYNDLIRTALLSKPNHQATLAQIYDFIQMTFPFYNDPKGCRFWKNSVRHNLCRNSLFMRVESKAVDKKGRTDGRGQSSWQLCDSNMSNPQPRKRDRPVRKRKPKANKVPTRPSSVETSSGDVYSSQYPWQPRSDTSHPGQSSNDCALDLSTNPGQMSLLEPDSLTHHQAFLQPWSNTNHLTPYYSHFEAPHPEELASHTSEKVVSPQSLYPQVWFPGDYRDVTVDALRGASPALPSPVPSHNPHLLQNQQCMYANGIYYYPQLCPNQQVSMATSS comes from the exons ATGTGTACCGTGAGGAGACCCGACTTGTCTTATAACGATCTCATCCGAACGGCCCTTCTCTCTAAACCCAACCACCAGGCAACTCTAGCTCAGATTTATGATTTCATTCAGATGACATTTCCCTTCTACAATGATCCTAAAGGATGTCGCTTCTGGAAGAACTCTGTCCGTCATAATCTATGCAGGAACTCACTGTTTATGAGGGTAGAGAGCAAAGCTGTAgacaaaaaag GTAGAACTGATGGACGAGGCCAGTCTTCGTGGCAGTTGTGTGATTCAAACATGAGTAACCCACAACCAAGGAAGAGAGATAGACCAGTAAGAAAGAGAAAACCAAAAGCTAACAAAGTTCCAACAAGACCCTCATCTGTGGAGACGTCATCAGGAGATGTTTATAGCTCTCAGTATCCATGGCAACCAAGATCAGATACAAGTCATCCGGGACAGAGTTCCAACGATTGCGCCCTCGATTTATCCACCAACCCCGGTCAGATGAGCCTTCTTGAACCGGACAGCCTCACCCACCACCAAGCGTTCCTCCAGCCCTGGTCAAACACCAACCATCTCACCCCATACTATTCCCACTTTGAGGCCCCTCATCCAGAAGAGCTGGCTAGCCACACCTCAGAGAAAGTGGTCAGTCCCCAATCGCTGTACCCACAAGTGTGGTTCCCTGGCGACTACAGAGATGTCACGGTGGATGCACTACGAGGAGCAAGCCCAGCCTTGCCTAGTCCAGTACCCTCACACAATCCTCATCTACTCCAAAACCAACAGTGTATGTATGCAAACGGTATCTACTACTATCCACAGTTGTGCCCCAACCAACAAGTTTCCATGGCAACTTCATCTTAA
- the LOC117293689 gene encoding uncharacterized protein LOC117293689, with translation MGLSHLRTVSKQKRFLLPLAISLENPLYPTVHCVMGLSHLRTVSKQKRFLLPLAISLENPLYPTVHCVIGLFHLRTVSKQKRFLLTLAISLENPLQPTVHCAMGLSHLRTVSKQKRFLLTLAISLENPLQPTVHCAMGLSHLRTVSKQKRFLLTLAISLENPLQPTVHCAMGLSHLRTVSKQKRFLLTLAISLENPLQPTVHCVIGLSHLRTVSKQKRFLLPLTISLENPLYPTVHCVMGLSHLRTVSKQKRFLLPLAISLENPLYPTVHCVIGLFHLRTVSKQKRFLLPLAISLENPLYPTIHVLWVYLTL, from the exons ATGGGTCTATCTCACCttaggactgtgagtaaacaaaagaggttcctattacccttggccatcagccttgagaaccctctatacccaacagtccattgtgttatgggtctatctcaccttaggactgtgagtaaacaaaagaggttCCTATTACCCTTGGCCATCAGCCTTGAGAACCCTCTATACCCAACAGTCCATTGTGTTATTGGTCTGTTTCACCttaggactgtgagtaaacaaaagaggttCCTATTAACCTTGGCCATCAGCCTTGAGAACCCTCTACAACCAACAGTCCATTGTGCTATGGGTCTATCTCACCttaggactgtgagtaaacaaaagag gttCCTATTAACCTTGGCCATCAGCCTTGAGAACCCTCTACAACCAACAGTCCATTGTGCTATGGGTCTATCTCACCttaggactgtgagtaaacaaaagag gttCCTATTAACCTTGGCCATCAGCCTTGAGAACCCTCTACAACCAACAGTCCATTGTGCTATGGGTCTATCTCACCttaggactgtgagtaaacaaaagaggttCCTATTAACCTTGGCCATCAGCCTTGAGAACCCTCTACAACCAACAGTCCATTGTGTTATTGGTCTATCTCACCttaggactgtgagtaaacaaaagaggttCCTTTTACCCTTGACCATCAGCCTTGAGAACCCTCTATACCCAACAGTCCATTGTGTTATGGGTCTATCTCACCTAaggactgtgagtaaacaaaagaggttCCTATTACCCTTGGCCATCAGCCTTGAGAACCCTCTATACCCAACAGTCCATTGTGTTATTGGTCTGTTTCACCttaggactgtgagtaaacaaaagaggttCCTTTTACCCTTGGCCATCAGCCTTGAGAACCCTCTATACCCAACAATCCATGTGTTATGGGTCTATCTCACCTTAtga
- the LOC117294040 gene encoding protein mono-ADP-ribosyltransferase PARP12-like has translation MASAMMPSDLINLEQWVSKRLCISGGSLYLIALKDAMDHDNVMLEMSLTSLQGFLKKSPHQMFRLDEDTTHDKCTVRIKTDAVLCDQFNPKNSDGCQGCEDFHLCEHFISVGCKRGKKCFWPHQLWGLPHNEKVMRLNGLDHLQDNHVIQILKQSWVDITVPDVCMFYNSPKGCDVNKCKFLHVCSYYITGDCRFNTQCRNSHIINDKQPMTVWEEYNIDAASMSPGELLRMVREKKQIEHVEVMEKQPLLPNICIHYNRRSCKNGVTCPFFHVCGSFVRGECNDECKISHDVKNPNALQVWQKCKVDARNKTTQELVSMIRGQKKMDGEYMIQRRRLTSLGEAPEEKQDKNEMSQENIGSGNNSALSWPSCGVCIVCCLFVCWGVGVLHKQPADPSDNFVLCEVQPDVHNAEYDMVLEHFAATMDKRLIIKIERVQNTEAWDEFVRKRDKMEENHKDHNIVKEELIFHGTRKAFIKAICQQNFDPRVSGSNVGTKYGQGSYFSKTSVYSDCYAGETDKGTKQLFLVRVLVESYTLGNPSYRQPPFKDASKLSGPMFDSCMDSLTNPMIFVTFDLCQVCPEYMITYKRK, from the exons ATGGCCTCAGCAATGATGCCATCTGATCTAATAAACCTAGAACAATGGGTATCAAAGCGTCTGTGTATTTCTGGGGGAAGCCTCTACCTGATTGCTCTAAAGGATGCCATGGACCATGACAACGTGATGCTGGAAATGTCATTGACCTCTCTTCAAGGATTCTTAAAGAAGTCTCCTCACCAAATGTTCAGACTGGACGAAGATACCACacatgataagtgcactgtcaG GATAAAGACGGATGCAGTTTTGTGTGATCAGTTCAACCCCAAGAATAGCGATGGCTGTCAAGGTTGTGAGGATTTTCATCTCTGTGAGCACTTTATCTCAGTGGGATGTAAGCGTGGTAAGAAGTGTTTCTGGCCACATCAGCTCTGGGGTTTACCACACAATGAGAAAGTCATGAGATTAAATGGATTGGACCACCTTCAGGATAACCATGTAATACAG ATATTAAAGCAAAGCTGGGTTGATATCACTGTACCAGATGTATGCATGTTCTACAACAGCCCCAAGGGATGTGATGTAAACAAGTGTAAATTTCTACACGTTTGTAG TTATTACATTACAGGAGATTGCAGATTCAACACACAGTGTCGAAACTCACATATTATCAACGATAAGCAGCCAATGACAGTATGGGAAGAGTATAATATCGATGCTGCCTCAATGAGTCCAGGAGAGTTGCTTCGCATGGTCCGGGAGAAAAAGCAAATAGAACATGTAGAGGTGATGGAAAAGCAA CCTCTACTCCCAAACATCTGTATACATTACAACCGGAGATCCTGCAAAAATGGAGTAACCTGTCCCTTTTTTCATGTCTGTGG ATCCTTTGTTAGAGGAGAATGCAACGATGAATGCAAAATCTCACATGATGTTAAAAATCCAAATGCTTTGCAAGTGTGGCAGAAATGTAAGGTTGATGCAAGAAACAAGACTACACAAGAACTGGTTTCCATGATTCGGGGTCAAAAAAAGATGGACGGAGAATATATGATCCAACGAAGAAGACTTACTTCCCTTGGAGAAGCACCTGAGGAAAAACAAGACAAGAATGAG ATGTCTCAAGAAAACATAGGTTCTGGCAACAATTCCGCTCTGTCATGGCCGTCTTGTggtgtttgtattgtttgttgtttgtttgtttgttggggtgttggggtgttg CATAAGCAGCCAGCTGACCCAAGTGATAACTTTGTCCTGTGCGAGGTTCAACCTGATGTTCATAATGCTGAGTATGACATGGTGCTGGAGCACTTTGCTGCCACTATGGATAAAAGGTTGATCATAAAGATAGAAAGAGTACAGAACACCGAAGCCTGGGATGAGTTTGTGAG GAAGCGAGATAAAATGGAGGAGAACCACAAAGACCACAACATTGTCAAAGAAGAACTTATCTTCCATGGCACAAGAAAGGCTTTCATTAAAGCAATCTGCCAGCAGAACTTTGATCCTCGAGTTAGCGGCTCCAATGTGGGTACAAAGTACGGTCAAGGCAGCTACTTTAGTAAGACCTCTGTGTACTCGGACTGCTATGCTGGAGAGACAGACAAAggtacaaaacaattgtttctgGTTCGAGTCCTAGTTGAATCCTACACTCTTGGAAATCCATCGTACAGGCAACCACCCTTCAAAGATGCATCCAAACTTAGCGGTCCAATGTTCGACTCTTGCATGGATAGCCTCACCAATCCAATGATTTTTGTCACTTTTGATTTGTGTCAAGTCTGTCCTGAGTACATGATTACTTACAAAAGGAAATGA